The Streptomyces sp. NBC_01439 genome contains the following window.
AGGGCGCCGCCGCCGCGGCACTGGACCTGGCCCGCGAACTCTCCGTACGGGCCCAGCGGATCGAGACGCCCGGGCAGGAGCCGAAGGAGGTGCCGGACGCCGGCCTCTTCGCGGTCGGCGATCAGGTGGCGGTGACCGGGCTGGACCTCGCCGAAGCACTGCGCGCCGCAGACCCGGCCCCGGACAGCACGACGGCCCCGTCAGAGGAGCTGGACGAGGCCGTGCGGCTGGTGGAGCAGGCGGAGATCAGAGCGATGCGATGACGCGGTCCGCGAGGATGTAGACGTTGCTGTCGGGGTCCTCGGCGTCACCGCAGGAGAAGGTCAGCGCATAGGCGCCGGAGATGCCCGAGCCGCCGAGCAGGACCGGCGCGGTGCCCGAGCGCAGGGCCTCGGCAAGGCGCTCCGCGGTCTCCCGGTGTCCCGGGGTCATGCACAGCGTCGTGCCGTCGGTGAAGACGTACACGTCGAGCGTGCCGAGCGGGCCCGGGCGGACGTCCGCGAGGGCCGTACGGGCCTCCGCGAGCTCCTCCAGGCGGTTCACGGTGCGCTCGTGGTCGGCGCCGGGGTGCGAGGCCTGGACCGGTACGAAGTCGGGGTGCGAGGGGTGGCGCCGGCGCGCGGCGGCCAGCTCGGCCGAATCCTCGGGATACCCGGGGAGCTCGTCGAGGATCTCCTCGCCGAGCACGGGCTCCAGCCCCACCAGGTCGGCCTGCCGGGGCAGGAAGACCGGGCTGTCCTCGCCGAGCCCGGACAGACCGCCCAGCAGCGAGGGGGCGTCGGCGGCGTCACGGGCCTCCTGCGCGGCCCAGAAGGCCCGCGCTTCGGCGAGCTCGCGCTCGCGCTCCTCGGCGAGGGCTTCCGCCACGGCGGCTCGTATCTCCGCGGCGGGGGACTCCACGGCGCTGCGGGCGTGCGGGACGGTCGCACCGCGGGGGTGGACCGGCACCGACAGCTCAGTGCGCAGGGCGGCGACCTGCTTGCGCAGACCATGGACGGCGTGCAGCGCAGCAGCGCCCACGGCCGTGGCAGCGGCCGTGGTCAGCAGCAGGGCAAGAGACATGGCGCTCACTGACTAACTCCTGAGGTGATTCGATCCCCCGACTTCCTACATCAGAGTGTCCCGACCTGGGAATGGCGTGCAGTGCATTACGTCACGAAATGGACAGGGCTTTCGTCACACACGCCGCATCTGTACCAGCCTTGACCTGCATAAACACCGATCCCCCAGGAGATAGGTCACATCCTGGGGGAAATTTGGTCACAGGTCGGCCGCGACCGGGTTAGATCCGGTGTCAGTACGCCGCAAGGGATCCATCCGGATCCCTTGCGGCGCCTGGGGTCGCTCTTGATCCAATGAGCTCAGCCGCCGTTTTCTCGGTCGCGCTGGGCTTCGCCACCGCTGCGGGCAGGTGCCGCGTTCGTCCCTCACGCGACCCCTACCCTCCGCTACGGCTCAGCTCAGCCGCTCGATGACCATGGCCATGCCCTGGCCGCCGCCCACGCACATGGTCTCCAGACCGAACTGCTTGTCGTGGAACTGCAGGCCGTTGATCAGGGTGCCGGTGATGCGCGCACCGGTCATCCCGAAGGGGTGACCGACGGCGATGGCTCCACCGTTGACGTTCAGCTTGTCGAGGGGGATCTCAAGGTCCCGGTACGACGGGATGACCTGGGCCGCGAAGGCCTCGTTGATCTCGAAGAGGTCGATGTCGCCGACGGTCAGCCCGGCCCGCTTCAGGGCCTGCTTCGACGCCTCGACCGGGCCCAGGCCCATGATCTCGGGGGAGAGACCGGTGACACCGGTGGAGACGATCCGGGCCAGCGGGGTCAGGCCCAGCTCGCGGGCCTTGGTGTCGCTCATGATGACCAGCGCCGCGGCGCCGTCGTTGAGCGGGCAGCAGTTGGCGGCCGTGACCAGGCCGTCGGGGCGGAAGACGGGCTTGAGGCCCTGCACGCCCTCCAGGGTCACGCCGGCGCGCGGGCCGTCGTCCGTGGAGACGACCGTGCCGTCCGGGGTGGTGATCGGGGTGATCTCGCGGGCCCAGAAGCCGTTCTTGATGGCCTCTTCGGCCAGGTTCTGGGAGCGGACGCCGAACTCGTCCATGTCCTGGCGGGTCACGCCCTTCAGGCGGGCCAGGTTCTCGGCGGTCTGGCCCATCGAGATGTACGCGTCGGGGGCGAGTCCGTCCTCGCGCGGGTCGTGCCAGGACGAGCCCTCGCTCTCGGCGACGGCGGCCGTACGGGCCTCGGCGTCCCCGAAGAACGGGTTGTGGGTGTCGGGCCAGGAGTCCGAGTTGCCCTTCGCGAACCGCGACACCGTCTCCACGCCCGCGGAGATGAACACGTCGCCCTCGCCCGCCTTGATGGCGTGCAGGGCCATCCGGGAGGTCTGCAGCGAGGAGGAGCAGTAACGGGTGATGGTGGTGCCGGGCAGGAAGTCCATGCCCATCTGCACGGCCACGATGCGGGCCAGGTTGTTGCCCTGCTCGCCGCCGGGCAGGCCACAGCCGAGCATCAGGTCGTCGATCTCGCGCGGGTCCAGCCCGGGGACCTTGGCCAGGGCGGCCTGGATGACCGTCGCGGTCAGGTCGTCCGGCCGCACGTCCTTGAGGGACCCCTTGAAGGCGCGCCCGATGGGGGAGCGGGCGGTGGAAACGATGACGGCTTCGGGCATCGGGACTCCAAGAGTGTGTTGCGGCTCTGAGCGGGACCGCAAGCGAAGTTACCGCCCCGTACGGTCCAGGTCACCGGCCGGGGCGTGTGACACGGGCCGCACTCGCCCGCGGCATCGGGCCGTGGGCGCCGAACGAGACGCGGTCCGGGCGTCGCGGCGGGCGGCCCGAACCCGCTCGGATCGCCCGGCCAGGGCCTACGGCACCACCGGCTGGGCCGGGTCCGTCGCCGGCACCCGCCGCCGGCGGCGGTGCTTGAGCAGCACCCAGGGGCCGCGGACGGCCGTGACCTCCGTGCCCGCCTGGCCCGCCGCGGCCGACGCGGCCTTCGCCACCGGCAGCATGTCCTCGTCCCGGGACACGTCCAGCCGGTCCGACTCCGGCCACAGGCCCAGTGTCGCGCACAGGGTCGGCAGCACGGCCATGGCGGCCGTCGCGTACCCCTCGGCCGACGGGTGGTAGGAGTCCGGGCCGAACATCTCGCGCGGGTTCGCGGCGAACTCCGGTCCGAGCAGGTCTCCCATCGAGACCGTACGGGCACCCAGCGCGACCACTCCTATGGTCTGCGCGGCGGCCAGCTGGCGCGAGACCCGGCGCGCCAGCCAGCGCAGCGGCTGGTAGACCGGCTCGATCGTGCCCAGGTCCGGGCAGGTGCCCACGACGACCTCGGAGCCGGCCATGCGCAGCCTGCGCACGGCCGAGGTGAGCATCCGCACCGACTGGGTCGGCGGCATCCGGCGGGTCACGTCGTTCGCGCCGATCATGATCACGCAGACGTCCGGGGGCGGCCAGGGGCCGTCCAACAGCAAGCCGACCTGCCGGTCCAGGTCGTCCGACATGGCCCCCGAAAGGGCCACGTTGCGCAGCTCGACCGGCCGCTCGGCCACCGCGGCCAGCCCGGAGGCCATCAGGGCCGCCGGAGTCTGCCGGGCCCGCCGCACGCCCAGTCCCGCGGCCGTGGAATCACCCAGCATGCCCAGCCGCAGCGGCCCCGGGCTCTGCTCCGGCCCGCCGAATTCGCTCCCGTACAGCCCATCGGCACGCGGTGGCTCCGGCAGCCCCGAGCCCACCGCCCGCCTGGCGAACTGCATCTCGGCCACCACCAGCCCGACCGCGGCGGCCCCGACCAGTCCGAGTCCGCCTCCGCCGTACGCCGCCCCCGCCGCGATCCGGCGGGCTGTTCTCGCCCTGGACATCCTTCAGGCCACCTCCTCGGTCCTCATTGATCCCTACCTGCCCCGTACGGACGGTCGGCCAATCCCTTTCCGCATACTCTGGCCAGACCTCCCGGAGAACCCGTGGAGTCCCCTCCTTGGAGAACATGGTGCAATTCCACGACTCGATGATCAGCCTCGTCGGCAATACCCCGCTGGTGAAGCTCAACCGTGTGACCGAAGGCCTGCAGGCCACCGTCCTTGCGAAGGTCGAGTACTTCAATCCCGGTGGATCCGTGAAGGACCGGATCGCCGTACGGATGATCGAGGCCGCCGAGCAGAGCGGAGCCCTCAAGCCCGGCGGCACCATCGTGGAGCCGACCAGCGGCAACACGGGTGTAGGACTCGCCATCGTGGCCCAGCAGAAGGGCTACAAGTGCATCTTCGTCTGCCCTGACAAGGTATCCATGGACAAGATCAACGTGATGCGCGCGTACGGCGCCGAGGTCGTGGTCTGCCCGACCGCCGTCGACCCCGAGCACCCGGACTCGTACTACAACGTGTCCGACCGCCTTGCGCGCGAGCCCGGCGCCTGGAAGCCCGACCAGTACAGCAACCCGAACAACCCCCGTTCGCACTACGAGACCACCGGCCCCGAGCTGTGGGACCAGACGGACGGGAAGATCACCCACTTCGTCGCGGGCGTCGGCACGGGCGGCACGATCTCCGGTACCGGCAACTACCTCAAGGAGGTCAGCGGCGGGAAAGTCAAGGTCATCGGCGCCGACCCCGAGGGCTCGGTCTACTCCGGCGGCTCCGGCCGCCCGTACCTCGTCGAGGGCGTGGGCGAGGACTTCTGGCCGACCGCCTACGACCCGAACGTCACCGACGAGATCATCGCGGTGTCCGACAAGGACTCCTTCCAGATGACCCGCCGCCTCGCCAAGGAGGAGGGCCTGCTCGTCGGCGGCTCCTGCGGCATGGCCGTCGTGGCCGCGCTCAAGGCCGCCGAGGGCCTCGGGCCGGACGACGTGGTGGTCGTCCTGCTGCCGGACAGCGGTCGCGGCTACCTCAGCAAGATCTTCAGCGACGAGTGGATGGCGGGACACGGCTTCCTGGAGGAGGCCGGCCCCGCCGCGCGCATCGGCGACGTGCTGAACGACAAGGAGGGCGGCATCCCCTCCCTCGTCCACATGCACCCCGAGGAGACCGTCGGCGAGGCCATCGAGGTCCTGCGCGAGTACGGCGTCTCGCAGATGCCGATCGTCAAGCCGGGCGCCGGTCACCCGGACGTGATGGCCGCCGAGGTCATCGGCTCCGTGGTCGAGAAGGAGCTCCTGGCGGCGCTGTTCGCCCAGCGGGCCTCCCTGACCGACCCGCTGGAGAAGCACATGAGCTCTCCGCTGCCGCAGGTCGGCTCCGGCGAGCCGGTGTCCGAACTGATGGCGGTGCTCGGCGAGGCGGACGCGGCGATCGTGCTGGTCGAGGGCAAGCCCACTGGTGTGGTGAGCCGTCAGGACCTGCTGGCCTTCCTCGCCAAGTCCGCGAAGTAGCCCCGGCCCGCTCGGGGAGGGGCGCGGGCCCACGGCCCGCCTCCCCGCCCCGGGCAACCGGCCCGTGGCGCGGCCTTCGCGCAAACGGTACGGGCATGACACGTGACGGCAGCACCCGCTTAACACGGCTCGGGCACAGTGGTGGTTGTCGGCAGGGAAGTCCGGGAGACCGGAACCCGGCCGGCACCACGGAACGGTGTGCGCGTACCTCCGGAGCGGCTCCCGGACTGCGCTTGCGCCACGGACGCGGACGGCCCTGACCCGGCCGTGTCCTTCGCGGGGACCGCCGTCGTCCCGCCCCTCGGGCGACCGAGGGTGCGGCGGTCCCCGCGCGTTCCATTTTTCTCGAGCTCGGTTCGCCCGTGCGGTGGGGTGGGGGGTCAGTCCCGGGGGTCCTGCGTACCGCGGCGGAGGCGATGGGCGTGGATGAAGTTCACGCCCACGATCCCCACCCAGGTGACGATCAGCCCCGGCAGCCGCGCCTGCGTGGCGGCGATCGCCGACAGGGGGATCGCCAGCACCAGGGTGATGATCGCGAAGCCGAAGCGTTCGCCGAGGTTCCCGTCCCCCGGTGCGTCCGAGGGCGCCCGGCCGCCACCGCGGGCCGCGGACAGCCGTTCCTCCGCGAGTCGGCGCCGGACCTGCGTGTCGACCTTCTCGACGAACGAATCGACGAGCGCGGCCTCGTACTCCGGGCCCAGCTCGCGCCGGGCGTCCATCGTCGCGTCGAATTCCTTCTTCAGGTCTTGGGCATGCGCGTCCATGACCCCACCGTAGGAACCCCGGCGGGGCCCGGCACTGCGGCTAGCCCCCGTATCCGGATCCCGGGCACGGCTTGCCCTGCTGCATAACCGCATGCAGAGTGCTCCGTGACTGAATATTTCACCGGGACGGAGGGGACGGGATGAGTGACAGCCCGGCCGCGCGGCTGCAGAAGCTGTTCGAGGGGCACCGGCTGACGCCGACCCAGCGGCGGATCGCGCACTGCATGGTGCGCGGGGCGGCGGAGGTGCCCTTCCTGTCGAGCGTCGAGCTCGCCGAACTGGCCGGGGTGAGCCAGCCCTCGGTGACCCGGTTCGCCGTGGCGCTGGGCTTCGACGGATATCCCGCGCTCCGCCGCCACCTGCGCGAGGTGGCCCCCGCCGAGCGGCCCGAGGCCGCGCACGAGGACTCGTACAACGAGTACCAGCAGGCCGTTCTGGGCGAGATCGAGAACCTGCGGCAGCTGGCCGCCATGCTCGCCGATCCCGCGCCGGTCCAGGAGGCGGGGCGGCTGCTCGCCGCCTCGACCCCGCTGCTGGTGCTCGGGCTGCGGGCGGCCTCGTCCCAGGCGCGCGGGTTCGCGTACTTCGCGTCGAAGGTCCACCCGGACGTCCGGCTCCTCGACGAGGGCGGCTCGATGATGGAGGACCGCATCGACGCGGCGCGCTACGAAGGGGCCACGGCGCTGCTCTGCTTCGCGCTGCCCCGCCATCCCCGGGAGGTCGTGGACACGCTGGAACGCGCGCGTCGGACCGGCCTCACCGTGGTGACGGTCGCCGATTCGGCCTTCGCCCCCGTGGCCCGTCACTCGGACCTACTGATTCCGGCGCAGGTCGGCACCGGGCTGGCCTTCGACACGGCGTGTGCGCCGATGCTGCTGGGCCGGGTGCTGCTGGAGTCGATGGCGGACGCCCTGCCGGACGCCCAGGCGCGGCTGGAGGCCTTCGACGCGCGGGCCGCGGCCCGCGGCCTGTTCGTGGAGTAGGGCCCCTTATCCGCCCGAGCCCTGGCTTGCGTCTTTGCCCTGTGCCGCGGGCACTTCCTACGGCTCCTCGGGGGCGGCGGGGCGGCCCCGGCGGCGCAGGAGGCGACCCGCGCGGCGGCCTCTCCTGCGGTTCGGCCGGCTGCGGATGCCTTCGAACATGAGGGTGGCCAGCCGGGACCTCGCCTCGTCCCCCGCCTCCGCGTAGGCGGAGGCGGACCGCAGCAGCGCGGCCCGCGCTTCGTCGGCCCGGCCGCTCTGGCTGAGCGCACTGGCCAGGCAGAACTGCGCATAGCCCGCCCCGGAGCGGTCGCCGATGTCCTCGGACAGCGTGCACGCCCGCTCGTGGACCAGAGCGGCGCCCTCGAAGTCCCGGAGTCCGGCCAGCGCGATGCCGTGCATGACCAGCGCATGCGCCTCGCCCCGCTGGTCGCCCGTGTGCCGGAAGCACCGGACGGCCTTCCCGTGGGCTTCGACGGCGGCCCGGGCGCGGCCGGCGCGGTCCAGAGCCTCGGCCAGCCCGGCGAAAGCCACGCCCACTTCGTGGACCTCCGCGAGCTCCGCGAACATCGCCACGGCCTGCTCATAGGCCGTGATGGCCGCCTCATGGCGCCCGGCCGCGCTGAGCGCCCCGCCCAGATTGCGTCTCGCCGCGGCTGCCGAGTGCGGATGTCCGGCCTCCGAGAGGATGGTGTTGGCCCTCTCCTGGGCG
Protein-coding sequences here:
- a CDS encoding acetyl-CoA C-acetyltransferase, which gives rise to MPEAVIVSTARSPIGRAFKGSLKDVRPDDLTATVIQAALAKVPGLDPREIDDLMLGCGLPGGEQGNNLARIVAVQMGMDFLPGTTITRYCSSSLQTSRMALHAIKAGEGDVFISAGVETVSRFAKGNSDSWPDTHNPFFGDAEARTAAVAESEGSSWHDPREDGLAPDAYISMGQTAENLARLKGVTRQDMDEFGVRSQNLAEEAIKNGFWAREITPITTPDGTVVSTDDGPRAGVTLEGVQGLKPVFRPDGLVTAANCCPLNDGAAALVIMSDTKARELGLTPLARIVSTGVTGLSPEIMGLGPVEASKQALKRAGLTVGDIDLFEINEAFAAQVIPSYRDLEIPLDKLNVNGGAIAVGHPFGMTGARITGTLINGLQFHDKQFGLETMCVGGGQGMAMVIERLS
- a CDS encoding cystathionine beta-synthase: MQFHDSMISLVGNTPLVKLNRVTEGLQATVLAKVEYFNPGGSVKDRIAVRMIEAAEQSGALKPGGTIVEPTSGNTGVGLAIVAQQKGYKCIFVCPDKVSMDKINVMRAYGAEVVVCPTAVDPEHPDSYYNVSDRLAREPGAWKPDQYSNPNNPRSHYETTGPELWDQTDGKITHFVAGVGTGGTISGTGNYLKEVSGGKVKVIGADPEGSVYSGGSGRPYLVEGVGEDFWPTAYDPNVTDEIIAVSDKDSFQMTRRLAKEEGLLVGGSCGMAVVAALKAAEGLGPDDVVVVLLPDSGRGYLSKIFSDEWMAGHGFLEEAGPAARIGDVLNDKEGGIPSLVHMHPEETVGEAIEVLREYGVSQMPIVKPGAGHPDVMAAEVIGSVVEKELLAALFAQRASLTDPLEKHMSSPLPQVGSGEPVSELMAVLGEADAAIVLVEGKPTGVVSRQDLLAFLAKSAK
- a CDS encoding MurR/RpiR family transcriptional regulator, producing MSDSPAARLQKLFEGHRLTPTQRRIAHCMVRGAAEVPFLSSVELAELAGVSQPSVTRFAVALGFDGYPALRRHLREVAPAERPEAAHEDSYNEYQQAVLGEIENLRQLAAMLADPAPVQEAGRLLAASTPLLVLGLRAASSQARGFAYFASKVHPDVRLLDEGGSMMEDRIDAARYEGATALLCFALPRHPREVVDTLERARRTGLTVVTVADSAFAPVARHSDLLIPAQVGTGLAFDTACAPMLLGRVLLESMADALPDAQARLEAFDARAAARGLFVE
- a CDS encoding SGNH/GDSL hydrolase family protein; translation: MSRARTARRIAAGAAYGGGGLGLVGAAAVGLVVAEMQFARRAVGSGLPEPPRADGLYGSEFGGPEQSPGPLRLGMLGDSTAAGLGVRRARQTPAALMASGLAAVAERPVELRNVALSGAMSDDLDRQVGLLLDGPWPPPDVCVIMIGANDVTRRMPPTQSVRMLTSAVRRLRMAGSEVVVGTCPDLGTIEPVYQPLRWLARRVSRQLAAAQTIGVVALGARTVSMGDLLGPEFAANPREMFGPDSYHPSAEGYATAAMAVLPTLCATLGLWPESDRLDVSRDEDMLPVAKAASAAAGQAGTEVTAVRGPWVLLKHRRRRRVPATDPAQPVVP